The Bifidobacteriaceae bacterium sequence AGGATGCCTGGGCCTTACCCTCGGTGGCGAGCGCCACGGCCCAGCTTTGCGCCACCGCGTGGGCGCCGAAGAACCCCGCCGTCAGGATCAACAGCCCCGCGATGATCACCCAGAGCGGCCCGGCCAGGGTCAACACCGCTCCGGCCAAGAACGCGGTCAGGAACGCCAGGTACACGCGGCGGCGGCCGAACCGTTCGGCCAGCGCCCCCGTCACATATGACCCGGCCGTCCCGATCAGGTACGCCATGAACAGCAAGTCGACGGCGGTGGGAGGCAATCCGTAGGGCGGCCCCTCAAGATGGAAGCCCAGGTAGTTGTACATTGCCACGAAGGCGCCCATCAGCAGGAATCCGTGGATGAACAGCAGGCGGGTGCGCGGGTTCTTGAGGTTGACCGCGACCTTGTGCACCAGCGAGCCGCGCGGGACAAAATCGCCCGCTCTGGCCCGGTGCGGGATAAAGCCGCGGGCGGGCGGCACCAGCACGGAGAACGCGACAGCGGCCGCGACGCAAAGGGCCAGGGTGGCGCCAACGCCCAGGTTCCAGTGCCCGGTCCAGTGGGCCACTGGACCGGAGACCTCGCGTCCCGCCAGTCCGCCGATCGAAGTCCCGGCCACGTAGGTCGCGGCCGCGCGGGCGGCGTGGGCCCGGTGCACCTCTTCGTTGACGTAGGCCATGGCGACGGCGGGCACGCCGCCCAAGGCGCAGCCTTCCAGCAGGCGGAACGCCACCACGAGCTCGAAGCGGGGGCTGAGGAGGGCGGCCAGGCCTAGCAACGTGGCGGCGGCCACGCTGAGGCGCATGGCTGGGACGCGGCCAACGGCATCGGCGAATTGGGACCACGGGATGACCGCAGCGGCCAAACCGAGGGTGGCGGCGGAGACCGTCAGGGCGGCGCCGGCGGCGGTGACGTCGAAAGTCCTGGTCAGCGCGGGCAGGAGCGGCTGGAACGAATAGAGTTGCGCGAACGTCGCGACCCCCGCGAAGAACATGGCCGCCAGAAGCCTCCGGTAGGCGGGGCT is a genomic window containing:
- a CDS encoding MFS transporter, with translation MEGGGQGGGGWAGHQRRSPAYRRLLAAMFFAGVATFAQLYSFQPLLPALTRTFDVTAAGAALTVSAATLGLAAAVIPWSQFADAVGRVPAMRLSVAAATLLGLAALLSPRFELVVAFRLLEGCALGGVPAVAMAYVNEEVHRAHAARAAATYVAGTSIGGLAGREVSGPVAHWTGHWNLGVGATLALCVAAAVAFSVLVPPARGFIPHRARAGDFVPRGSLVHKVAVNLKNPRTRLLFIHGFLLMGAFVAMYNYLGFHLEGPPYGLPPTAVDLLFMAYLIGTAGSYVTGALAERFGRRRVYLAFLTAFLAGAVLTLAGPLWVIIAGLLILTAGFFGAHAVAQSWAVALATEGKAQASSLYNLFYYAGSSALGWFGGHLMRWFGWPGMAAMVIAAVALILATALARCGEPAG